In a single window of the Diospyros lotus cultivar Yz01 chromosome 10, ASM1463336v1, whole genome shotgun sequence genome:
- the LOC127811070 gene encoding uncharacterized protein LOC127811070, with translation MAPPKQGVTAIRGDNVFKSKATQRMRSSGDSSKAPDQEIYAEDGENTFEGDFSQEYEETGGGSGYNPGGRGRGGSDGGNNPGGRGVGNGNNPGGRGRGGSDGGNNPGGRGVGGDGGNNPNQPITTMPPNGGRTDPTPNPNPNPRPIPNGLP, from the coding sequence ATGGCACCTCCCAAACAAGGAGTGACTGCCATCAGAGGAGATAATGTCTTTAAGAGTAAGGCGACACAGAGAATGAGATCCAGCGGCGACAGCTCCAAAGCTCCCGATCAAGAGATATATGCAGAAGATGGAGAAAACACCTTTGAAGGAGACTTCAGTCAGGAATATGAAGAAACCGGCGGCGGCAGCGGCTACAATCCCGGCGGCAGGGGCAGAGGTGGCAGCGACGGCGGCAACAATCCCGGTGGCAGGGGCGTCGGCAACGGCAACAATCCCGGCGGCAGGGGCAGAGGCGGCAGCGACGGCGGCAACAATCCCGGTGGCAGGGGCGTCGGCGGAGACGGCGGCAACAATCCCAATCAACCGATTACTACTATGCCCCCCAATGGTGGAAGGACTGATCCtactccaaatccaaatccaaatccaagaCCTATTCCAAACGGCTTGCCGTAA